DNA from Algisphaera agarilytica:
CATCATGAAACAAGCTTTGTTTAGTCTCACCGCGGCCGCGTCGGTCGCCTTGACCGGGGCCGCGTCGGCGGCCATCACCGTGGACGGCTCCCTCGGCGGGGGCGAATACGGCCCGGCACTGTCCGTGCAAACCATCAACACCCAGTTCGGCGACAACGAAACCGAACTGAACGCCGCGTTCGGCCAGGTTGCGAGTGGCGCGCTTGAGTTGCTGGTCACCGGCAACGTTCAACAGAACGGCAACCGCATCTACCTGTTCCTGGACACCGCCGCGGGCGGATCGTCGACCCTGGCTGCCGCCGGTGGCGACTTCGACCTGGACCAGATTCAGGGCAACGTCCTGGATATCGCTCCCGAATTCATGTTCGTGATCAATGAACAGTTCGGCAGCGTCAACGCACGGCTCATCGATCTGTCCGACGGTTCGCAGGTGTTTGCCTCGGACCTGACCGGTGACGTCAACGCCGGTGCGGGCACCGCCAGCGGTGCGGGCTTCTCGGTTGCGCTGAACAACACCAACTCCGCTGGGGTGGGTGGCGGCAGCGGCGAACCCGATGCCAACGCGCTGACCGCGACGACCGGCCTCGAGCTGTCGATCGACCTGACCTCGCTGGGCAGCCCCACTCAGGACATCAACATCACCGCGGCCTCGGGCAGCTTCGACGGCTTCTTCTCCAACCAGGTTCTTGGTTCGCTTCCGGATAACACCGGCAACCTCGGCAATGGTGGCTTCGACCTGAGCACCATCGCGGGCGACCAGTTCTTCACGGTTGCGATCCCCGAGCCCGCCAGCCTCGCGCTGGTCGGCATGGGTGCCTTGGCGATGCTTGGCCGTCGCCGCTCGGCCTGATCGGTCCTCCTCACTTGGTCGACCCGTCGCGTCATCCGGACCGACGGGGCCGACCAATTCGGATTCTCAACCTCCGGTAGCGGGGTGGCGTGGCGACGCCGCTCCACCCCGCTTTTTCCGCTCTTTTCCAGCTGACTCCCCCTTGATTTCAGGGATCCGGCCAACCGCGTCGGAACACCCACCAGTGTTTCTGCGCCTTCTCACTCGACACTTATTTCTCCGCCGAGGCCTGTGTGATGATTGTCTTCTCCGCCCCACTCCGTACCGCCCGACGCGTCGTGACCTTTTCGACCGCGGCCCTGCTCACCGCCGTTGGCCTGAGCTCGACATCGCTCGCGCAAGACGCCTCGGCCCCGGCGATCCTGCAATACTTCGAATCACGTTGGGACACCATCGAAGACCGCACCATCGACAGCTTCTACGCCGGCTACGGCGGGATGTGGGTGCCCCCGCCCGGCCGGGCCGACTCCGGCGGGTTCTCCGTGGGCTACGACGTCTTCGATCGCTTCGATTTGGGCAGCGCCAACAACGAAACACTCTACGGCACGCAGCGCTCGTTCAAAGCCATGACCGCCCAATCCAAGAAGGCCGGCGTCGCGGTGTACGCCGACTTCATCCTCAACCACAACGGCTTCAGCGACAACAACCGCCCCGGCTTTATCGAAGCGGGCGACTACCCCGGCTTCGTGCTTGAACTGCCCGACGATCCTTACGGCGATTTCCACCCGCCCATCTTCGACGGCAACGACGTCAAACGCTTCCGCCTCTCGGGCCTTATCGACCTCGACCAATCCAAGAACTACCAGTTCATCCGCCACCCCGTCGATCCGAACGACCCGCGCAACATCCCGGGCGGCACGTTCACCGATCAGGCCGACCCCAACAACGCCCGCTTCTACACCGACATCGACCTCGGTGGACAGACCGTGTGGGACCCGGACCTGAATCAGAACGTCACGATCTACGACTTCAACCTCGACAACCCCCTCGCGGGCGACGCGGTGACCGAGAACGCACTGGGGCTGATCCTGCGTAACGCCCGCTGGATGATCCAGGAAGCCGGTGTGGATGGGTTCCGCCTCGACGCGGTGAAGCACTTCGACCCGTTCGTGCTTGAGTTCTTCGACCAGGCGGTGCACGACGCGGCCCCGCGGAACCTCGACGGCTCGCAACGCCGGGTGTTCGCGTTCAGCGAAGTGTTCGACGGCGACTTCGGGCTGATCCAGTCCTACGTGCAAGACATCGATCGCGGCGACAATCAGGTCGGCGGCAACCGCGATGCGCTGGACCTGCCCTTGTTCTTCGCGCTCCGCAACAACCTGACCGGCAATGGCCAGGCGAACGACTGGCGCAACATCAAGAACGCCAGCTTCGATATCAACGACGACGGCTTGGCCAACAACGGCTCGCAAGGCGTCGGCCACGTGTCGAGCCACGACGAACCCGGAGCCGAGCTGTCCAACGTCGCCCACGCCTTCATCCTGATGCGGCCCGGCAACGCCAACGTGTACTTCAACGCCAAGCAGTTCGGCGAAGGCCGCGACTTCCCCAAAGACGGCCGGGGCGATGCGCTGGGCGGGCAGTTTGGCGACGCGATCACCACGCTCGTGGACATCCGCAACACCCACGGCCGAGGCAACTACCTCGACCGTACCCCCGGCGGCGATGAGAAAGAAATCCTGATCTACGAACGTGAGAAATCGGCGCTCGTGGTGCTTAGCAACCGCGTGGACGCAGGCTTCGACAGCCGGACGGTGCAGACCTCGTTTGCCCCCGGGACCTACCTCGTGGAACTCACCGGCAACGCTTCGGACAACAACATCGACCCGTTCGACGACTTCCCCGAAGTGCTTCAGGTGAAAGCCGACGGCACGGTCGACCTCCGCGTGCTCCGCAACGTCGCGCCTGACGGCGATCGCCACGACTCGGGCTACCTGATCTACGGCCTCGCCGGCCCGCAAGGCACGATGAGTCTGAGCAACGTCGATTCGGTCCTCGCCGGTGGCACGGGTACCACGCTCGAAGAAAACGCCACCGTCCGCATCAACGATGTCGACGTGATCACCGCCGACTCGTTCAACCTGACGCTCAACACCAATGCGGTCAACCTCTTGGGCAGCATCCGCGACCGCGACGCCGACGGCGATGCTGCTTTTTTCAAGATCGACGGCGGCATCGACGCCAACGGCAACGGCGGGGTCGATTTCGTCACCCCCAACTCCGTGCTCTACGGCTTCGAAAACTTCACCGACGTCAACGACGCGGGATTCTTCAACGAAGACGGCAACGGCACCTTCCAGCAAAATATCGACACCACCCAACTTGAAGAGGGCTACCACTTCATCACCACCCGCGCCTTCCGTCACCGCAACCCCGGCACAGGCGGCGACGGCGGCCCCGCGGTCTTTGAAGACTTCCGCCGAGCGATCTATGTCGACCGTCTCGCCCCCGAAGCCCAAATCGAAGCGTTGGTCGCCTTCAACGAATCGGGCAGCAACCTCGACTTCCAGGTCGCCAGTGTTGATCAGACCGCCACCGAGATGTTCACCTTCCTGAACCTCGGCGCCGCCATCGACGACGAGACGATCCTGGGCTTCGTCGAAGACGACCCCAACGGCAGCCAGACCACGCAGATCGATCGCGACCTCTTCCAACGCGGCTACTTCGACGTGCAAGACGGCCACAACGTCCTCACCGTCGTCACCCGTGAAATCACCGGCAACACCAATATCCAACGCCTGATCATCGACATCGAAAACGGCAACGGCGCGGGTATCGGCGACGTCAACAAGGACGGCGTGATCGACTCCGACGACCTGACCAACAGCCCAAACAACTTCGAGACGTTCCTCTACTCACGCAACGCGCTGTTCAACCCCGCGGCCGACACAAACGCCGACGGAATGGTCGACACCTTCGACCTGCTCGGGCTCGAGATGGTGCTATCCGATGCGGGGGTTAGCCAAGCCACGAACGACACCTACCAGGTCATCAAGAA
Protein-coding regions in this window:
- a CDS encoding PEP-CTERM sorting domain-containing protein, with the translated sequence MKQALFSLTAAASVALTGAASAAITVDGSLGGGEYGPALSVQTINTQFGDNETELNAAFGQVASGALELLVTGNVQQNGNRIYLFLDTAAGGSSTLAAAGGDFDLDQIQGNVLDIAPEFMFVINEQFGSVNARLIDLSDGSQVFASDLTGDVNAGAGTASGAGFSVALNNTNSAGVGGGSGEPDANALTATTGLELSIDLTSLGSPTQDINITAASGSFDGFFSNQVLGSLPDNTGNLGNGGFDLSTIAGDQFFTVAIPEPASLALVGMGALAMLGRRRSA